The Dethiosulfovibrio peptidovorans DSM 11002 nucleotide sequence CCGCAGGGGGAGAACCGGTCGTACAGCTTCAGTTCTTCGGCTCATCCGCGGCGGAACCGGTCATCTCCGGAATGCTCCGTCGTTTCGACGTGGACGTGAATATCTTGGTCGCCAGGATAGACCATATACAGTCGGTTCCCTACGGAACTCTGGTGCTTCATCTATCGGGGGAGGAACGGGAGAGAGACTCCGCTCTGGACTATCTTAACGCCCTGGATCTCAAAGTGGAGGTGATCGGCCATGTGGGCTCAGCTGTCGCGAGTGCTGTTTAACTCTTTTCTTGAGACTCTCTATATGGTGGGAATGTCCTCGACCATTTCCTTTATCTGCGGAATACCGTTAGGGGTGTTCCTCCACGTCACCGCCAAGGGTGAGATACTGGAGCGACCGAAGGTCAACGGGGTTCTTTCGGCTGTGGTGAACGCAGCCAGGTCCACTCCGTTCATCATATTGATGGTACTTCTCATACCGGTTACCAGGATGATAGTTGGTACATCCATAGGCATAAACGCCGCCGTAGTCCCCCTGGCGGTGGCGGCTATCCCCTTCGTGGGGCGGATAGTGGAGGGGGCGTTGAAAGAGGTCGACAGAGGAGTGGTGGAGGCTGCCCAGTCGATGGGGGCCACTCCCCGTCAGATAATAGGCAAAGTGCTACTGCCAGAGGCTCTGCCGGCCATTATATCGGGACTTACCCTGGCGGTTATAAACCTGATCGGATATTCGGCCATGGCTGGGGCGGTAGGAGGGGGAGGTCTGGGAGATCTGGCGATACGCTACGGATATCAGAGGTTTCGGATGGATATAATGTTCGCCACGGTGGTCATACTGATAGCCATGGTCCAGTTATGTCAGGCCCTGGGAGATCGTATGGCCGGAAAGGCCAGAAAGTCTTGAATTAAAACTCCTCTGGGTGGATAATGAC carries:
- a CDS encoding methionine ABC transporter permease, translated to MWAQLSRVLFNSFLETLYMVGMSSTISFICGIPLGVFLHVTAKGEILERPKVNGVLSAVVNAARSTPFIILMVLLIPVTRMIVGTSIGINAAVVPLAVAAIPFVGRIVEGALKEVDRGVVEAAQSMGATPRQIIGKVLLPEALPAIISGLTLAVINLIGYSAMAGAVGGGGLGDLAIRYGYQRFRMDIMFATVVILIAMVQLCQALGDRMAGKARKS